The following are encoded together in the Mercenaria mercenaria strain notata unplaced genomic scaffold, MADL_Memer_1 contig_2547, whole genome shotgun sequence genome:
- the LOC128552367 gene encoding uncharacterized protein LOC128552367, with amino-acid sequence MLEQVETCFSMLGIKLNIDEQRLQGKLPPSEEEKGQNNAKEEKINRSSDASDIHTNKIRQMEKELNSAKKSVQALKAENTNLQEEAAKTIQDLQAENTKQKRDMMHLHTEIDRLYPKLKSHNRLTTPVQFFYQRTGGMIDSVQKELTSILAGYLPSVRFERCERTDDIDPNKILLVFCINASRLGTEAANAIEGIKVPSIYCICDNLMMPV; translated from the exons ATGCTTGAGCAAGTAGAAACTTGTTTTTCAATGCTGGGCATTAAGTTAAACATCGATGAACAACGATTGCAAGGCAAACTTCCGCCTTCAGAAGAGGAAAAGGGACAAAATAACGCAAAAGAAGAGAAAATTAACCGTAGCTCTGATGCGAGCGACATTCATACTAACAAAATAAGACAGATGGAAAAAGAGTTGAACAGTGCCAAGAAATCAGTCCAAGCTCTAAAAGCGGAAAATACAAATTTGCAAGAAGAGGCTGCGAAAACAATTCAAGATCTACAAGCAGAAAATACAAAGCAGAAACGTGATATGATGCATCTTCATACTGAAATAGACCGCCTTTATCCGAAGCTAAAATCACATAATCGACTAACAA CCCCAGTACAGTTTTTCTATCAACGCACAGGGGGAATGATTGACTCGGTACAAAAAGAACTAACATCAATTCTGGCAGGTTATTTGCCCTCAGTCCGTTTTGAACGGTGTGAACGTACTGATGACATCGACCCAAATAAGATATTGCTGGTGTTTTGCATCAATGCTTCTAGACTTGGGACAGAAGCGGCCAATGCTATTGAGGGAATAAAAG ttccGTCGATATATTGTATTTGTGATAATCTTATGATGCCAGTATGA